The following coding sequences are from one Spartobacteria bacterium window:
- a CDS encoding type IV pilus twitching motility protein PilT has translation MSEHRIEIEDILQLVVDEGGSDLHLAVGLPPVVRMNGSLVPLEAPVLAPEDTEYYVNCLATAEQIKDIAEKGGSDFAIGFHDLARFRISILRQKGSFGLVLRQIPSKLLDLTMIGLPEQIIGLLNKPRGLILVTGPTGSGKTSTLASMIDYINATRECHIITVEDPIEYYHMHKKSVITQREVGEDVPSFAEAIRRALRQDPDVILIGEMRDLETMEAALGAAETGHLVMATLHTTGAAATVDRIIDAFPTEQQEQVRTQLGSSMLAVVSQQLLPRMDKPGRIAAFEIMVATASIRALIRDRKTYRITSDIQTGGRWGMTTLDDSLFQLYQAGIIRYEDMISKAQDEEELLGKLQKTKD, from the coding sequence ATGTCCGAACATCGTATAGAAATTGAAGACATTTTACAGCTGGTTGTTGATGAAGGCGGTTCCGACCTGCATTTGGCGGTGGGGTTACCGCCGGTGGTGCGCATGAACGGATCGCTGGTGCCACTGGAAGCCCCGGTGCTGGCTCCGGAAGACACGGAGTATTATGTCAACTGTTTGGCCACGGCAGAACAGATCAAAGATATCGCCGAAAAAGGCGGCTCCGATTTTGCCATAGGGTTCCATGATCTGGCGCGGTTTCGTATAAGCATTCTGCGCCAGAAAGGATCCTTCGGACTGGTTTTGCGGCAGATTCCTTCGAAGCTGCTGGATCTGACAATGATCGGATTACCGGAACAGATCATCGGGCTTCTGAATAAACCCCGTGGACTTATTCTGGTGACCGGCCCGACCGGTTCGGGAAAAACATCCACGCTGGCGAGCATGATTGATTACATCAACGCCACGCGGGAATGTCATATTATCACCGTCGAAGATCCCATCGAATATTATCACATGCACAAAAAATCAGTGATCACACAGCGGGAAGTGGGCGAAGATGTTCCGAGTTTTGCTGAGGCCATACGTCGGGCACTGCGACAAGATCCCGACGTGATACTCATTGGTGAAATGCGTGATTTAGAAACCATGGAAGCGGCATTGGGAGCGGCGGAGACCGGGCATTTAGTTATGGCGACGTTACATACCACCGGAGCGGCGGCGACAGTCGACCGCATCATTGACGCCTTCCCCACCGAGCAGCAGGAGCAGGTGCGCACGCAGCTGGGATCAAGCATGCTGGCCGTGGTCTCACAACAGCTGCTGCCTCGCATGGATAAACCGGGACGAATTGCCGCTTTTGAAATCATGGTCGCCACCGCATCCATTCGCGCGCTGATACGTGATCGTAAAACCTACCGTATCACGTCGGATATTCAAACCGGCGGACGCTGGGGTATGACCACGCTGGATGACAGTTTATTCCAGCTCTATCAGGCAGGGATCATAAGATACGAAGATATGATCAGCAAAGCGCAGGACGAAGAGGAATTACTGGGTAAACTGCAGAAAACGAAGGACTGA
- a CDS encoding type II secretion system F family protein produces the protein MAKFDYAALDINGKEKRGTVEAESQTAALGKVRKQGLFPTSVTPAAKGKINRHGGTRKVGGKKGSRDISIRMPHLGSGVSGKQLMAFTRQLSILVNAGLPLLKGLQVIGRQEKNPVLNRTIAELAESIQGGSTLGEAMATHPKVFNRLYVNMVKAGEIGGILDQILERLSEFMEKAQAIKSKVISAMVYPLVVLIMALGIVTFLLIFIIPKFQAIFDDLLGGAALPPLTQFIMNLSSTFKTRGPFIFGGMAMAVVIIKIIGKTKKGRYALDSIILKMPLFGTLLSRTAIARFSRTLGTLMIAGVPVLQALLIVRDTAGNAVLARAAENLHESVKEGENMSPQFEVCGVFPPLVVSMVEVGEETGSLPEMMVKVADTYDQEVDSAVTGLTSAIEPLLIIFLAVVVGTIVIALFQPLISIIGKLGG, from the coding sequence ATGGCAAAATTTGACTATGCAGCACTGGATATCAACGGCAAAGAAAAGCGAGGCACGGTAGAAGCGGAATCGCAAACCGCAGCATTGGGAAAAGTTCGGAAGCAGGGACTGTTTCCCACGTCGGTGACCCCTGCCGCTAAAGGAAAAATAAACCGCCATGGCGGCACCCGAAAAGTCGGTGGTAAAAAAGGTTCCAGGGATATCAGCATCCGGATGCCTCATTTGGGATCAGGGGTGTCCGGCAAACAGCTCATGGCCTTTACCCGTCAGTTGTCCATTCTGGTGAATGCAGGACTGCCCTTGCTCAAAGGGCTGCAGGTCATTGGACGACAGGAGAAAAACCCCGTACTCAACCGGACTATCGCCGAACTGGCGGAATCCATTCAAGGAGGCAGCACCCTGGGCGAGGCCATGGCAACGCATCCGAAGGTATTCAATCGACTCTATGTCAACATGGTCAAGGCCGGCGAAATCGGCGGCATTCTCGATCAGATTCTGGAACGACTTTCCGAATTCATGGAAAAGGCACAGGCGATCAAAAGCAAAGTGATCAGTGCTATGGTTTATCCGCTGGTGGTTTTAATCATGGCACTGGGCATTGTGACCTTTCTGCTGATATTCATCATCCCCAAATTTCAAGCCATCTTTGATGACCTTCTCGGTGGTGCAGCCTTACCGCCGCTGACCCAGTTTATTATGAATTTAAGTTCCACATTTAAAACGCGCGGACCCTTTATTTTTGGCGGCATGGCAATGGCTGTGGTGATCATAAAGATCATCGGAAAAACGAAAAAGGGCCGTTATGCGCTGGATTCTATTATTTTGAAAATGCCGCTTTTCGGTACATTGCTGTCGCGCACAGCCATCGCGCGATTTTCAAGAACGCTGGGCACCTTGATGATCGCCGGCGTCCCTGTGTTGCAGGCGTTGCTGATTGTCCGCGATACGGCGGGCAATGCCGTGCTGGCGCGGGCAGCGGAAAATCTGCATGAAAGCGTGAAAGAAGGAGAAAATATGTCGCCGCAGTTTGAGGTCTGCGGGGTGTTTCCTCCCTTAGTTGTCAGTATGGTGGAAGTGGGCGAAGAGACCGGATCGCTGCCGGAAATGATGGTGAAAGTCGCTGATACCTATGATCAGGAGGTGGACAGTGCCGTGACCGGATTAACGTCCGCCATCGAACCGCTGCTCATTATTTTCCTCGCGGTCGTGGTGGGAACCATTGTGATTGCACTGTTCCAGCCGTTGATTTCTATCATTGGAAAACTGGGAGGTTAA
- the gspE gene encoding type II secretion system protein GspE — protein MGLIENEQGQDALRLSQQEDRDVLDILHEYEIIDRIDALKSLATQFGMEVISLASQRIPIDVITMIPPEVARRYRVIPVMKSDSGLTVALSNPLDVEALDGLRYVLKCNVEGVIAPEHEIEDALNHYYPYTADSVDSVLSDVAGESDEDASADLLAEGVEITEADAPIIKLVSLIILEAFKNRASDIHLEPLGKKFRVRYRIDGVLHEVDSPPKKLQSAIISRLKIMANMKMSEKRVPQDGRIQIKVMERELDLRVSTVPTNHGESIVMRILDKQGLMLGLPQLGFMSDDQAIFERLINMSDGIVLVTGPTGSGKTTTLYACLNEINKPDRKIITVEDPVEYQLSGINQVQVRADVGMTFSAALRAILRQAPNVIMIGEIRDMETAEIAVNASLTGHLVFSTLHTNDAPSAVTRLIDIGVKPFLVSSSLQAAMAQRLVRKICKKCKEETRPSDIELRMMGPAAEALAQATIYRGAGCSECGHTGYKGRCGLYEIFMVNDQLRHMIYERAGAVELRARAAELGMRTLRNDGIRKVLSGMTTLEEVIRVTMGDAN, from the coding sequence ATGGGACTGATCGAGAATGAGCAGGGTCAGGATGCATTACGGCTTTCTCAACAGGAAGATCGCGATGTCCTTGATATACTGCATGAATACGAAATTATCGATCGTATTGACGCGTTGAAATCACTGGCCACCCAGTTTGGGATGGAAGTAATCAGTCTGGCTTCGCAACGGATTCCCATCGATGTGATTACTATGATTCCTCCGGAAGTGGCACGTCGCTATCGGGTCATTCCCGTTATGAAGTCCGATTCAGGTCTGACCGTTGCGCTGAGCAATCCGCTGGATGTGGAGGCCCTGGATGGGTTGCGTTATGTGCTCAAATGTAATGTCGAGGGAGTCATTGCGCCGGAGCATGAAATCGAGGATGCGTTAAATCACTATTATCCTTATACGGCGGATTCGGTGGACTCCGTGCTCAGCGATGTGGCCGGCGAAAGCGACGAAGACGCATCGGCGGATCTGCTGGCCGAAGGCGTGGAAATCACCGAAGCCGATGCTCCGATCATTAAACTGGTCAGCTTGATCATTCTGGAAGCCTTTAAAAATCGTGCATCGGATATTCATCTGGAACCATTAGGAAAGAAATTTCGTGTGAGGTATCGTATTGACGGAGTGCTGCACGAAGTGGACAGTCCACCGAAAAAATTGCAATCGGCGATTATCAGTCGATTGAAAATCATGGCCAACATGAAGATGTCCGAGAAACGCGTTCCACAGGACGGTCGCATTCAGATCAAGGTCATGGAACGCGAACTGGATTTACGTGTATCCACCGTCCCGACCAATCACGGCGAAAGCATCGTCATGCGTATTCTGGACAAACAGGGACTGATGCTGGGGCTGCCACAGCTGGGATTTATGTCCGATGACCAGGCCATCTTCGAGCGTCTGATCAACATGTCTGATGGGATTGTTCTGGTGACCGGTCCGACCGGGTCGGGTAAAACGACCACGTTGTACGCCTGTTTAAATGAAATCAACAAGCCCGACCGCAAGATCATCACGGTGGAGGACCCGGTGGAATATCAATTATCGGGCATCAACCAGGTACAGGTCCGCGCGGATGTCGGCATGACCTTTTCGGCGGCACTACGAGCTATTTTACGTCAGGCGCCCAATGTCATCATGATTGGTGAAATTCGCGACATGGAAACGGCGGAAATTGCTGTGAACGCCTCGCTGACAGGTCATCTGGTTTTCTCCACATTGCATACCAATGATGCGCCCAGTGCGGTGACGCGACTGATCGATATTGGAGTGAAACCCTTTTTGGTCTCGTCGTCATTACAGGCGGCCATGGCGCAGCGCCTTGTGCGAAAAATATGCAAAAAATGCAAAGAAGAAACCAGGCCGTCGGATATCGAACTGCGCATGATGGGACCGGCAGCCGAAGCACTGGCTCAGGCGACCATCTACCGCGGGGCCGGCTGCAGCGAATGCGGCCACACCGGATATAAAGGACGTTGCGGTTTGTATGAAATCTTTATGGTCAACGATCAATTGCGCCACATGATCTACGAGCGGGCCGGTGCTGTTGAATTGCGGGCAAGGGCCGCAGAGCTGGGAATGCGCACCCTGCGTAACGACGGCATTCGCAAGGTGCTGTCCGGAATGACCACACTGGAAGAAGTGATACGCGTCACCATGGGTGATGCCAACTAA
- a CDS encoding thioredoxin domain-containing protein → MNRLGSTSSPYLRQHANNPVDWFPWCDEAFEEARAEDRPVFLSIGYSTCHWCHVMAHESFENEQAASLLNEAFVCIKVDREERPDIDDLYMTTCQMLTGQGGWPLTILLTPDKHPFFAATYIPLTSRGGHIGLLQLIPAISHAWETKREDLLASAQHIIEHMGATRSIDPPLPDSIINDAYAALNNSFDPRNGGFGLAPKFPQPHTLRFLMQCHTNSSRGIIETTLQSIRCGGIWDHVGKGMHRYATDAFWHIPHFEKMLYDQAMMMQACLDAWEYDHLAFARQMALDLFDYVQRSLRSPDGRFYTAEDADSEGIEGLFYVWRDEELAEVLTHDERTWMKKHFHLPAQGNRRDEATGQLCGDHILYTAKPGYDTATFEPIRRKLFVRRELRIHPFRDTKRLTDWNSLMIAACAHGARILNNKALLDQAIDTATCILNQMVYADHRVWHCHRTEEQPVPGLLEDYAFFIQALLELYDTTLDFTWLDHAFALNDTVMNHFADRQHHGFFRTADDANELPARTKSFYDGAVPSGYAVQLHNLTALSRMGGNVDLEVFAQRSIDACASLIRHAPAQFTETLRALQILQSPGTEVVIVGKKDDPDTHSLIQTVRAAPPSHDLVLLLKEPVDDRFITRIPYAKDMHCIGGKPTAYLCRNHACEHPVTDTAELIRLLQINKPVR, encoded by the coding sequence ATGAATCGTCTCGGCAGCACATCCAGTCCCTATCTGCGTCAACATGCAAACAATCCCGTGGACTGGTTCCCCTGGTGTGACGAGGCGTTCGAAGAAGCACGTGCGGAAGATCGACCCGTTTTCCTTTCCATTGGCTATTCCACCTGCCACTGGTGTCATGTCATGGCGCATGAATCCTTTGAAAACGAACAGGCCGCCTCGCTTTTAAACGAGGCCTTTGTCTGCATCAAAGTGGATCGTGAAGAACGACCGGATATTGATGACCTATATATGACAACGTGTCAGATGCTGACAGGTCAAGGTGGCTGGCCTCTGACGATCCTGCTCACGCCAGATAAACATCCATTCTTCGCAGCGACCTATATTCCACTGACAAGCCGTGGAGGCCACATCGGTTTGCTTCAGTTAATTCCCGCCATCTCCCACGCATGGGAAACTAAACGAGAAGACCTGCTGGCCTCTGCACAGCACATTATAGAGCACATGGGCGCAACCCGATCCATCGATCCGCCACTGCCTGACTCGATAATAAACGACGCATATGCCGCTCTGAACAATTCTTTTGACCCTCGCAACGGCGGTTTTGGCCTGGCTCCGAAATTCCCCCAGCCGCATACGCTGCGATTTCTCATGCAATGTCATACAAACTCTTCACGGGGCATCATCGAAACAACACTACAAAGTATTCGATGCGGCGGCATCTGGGATCATGTGGGAAAAGGAATGCATCGCTATGCGACCGATGCATTCTGGCATATACCGCATTTTGAAAAAATGCTCTACGATCAAGCCATGATGATGCAGGCCTGCCTTGATGCATGGGAATACGACCACCTGGCCTTCGCCCGTCAAATGGCACTGGATCTCTTTGATTATGTTCAACGCAGTCTTCGTTCCCCTGATGGGAGGTTTTATACAGCGGAGGATGCCGACAGCGAAGGAATAGAAGGCCTCTTTTACGTCTGGCGCGACGAAGAACTGGCCGAAGTCCTGACGCACGACGAACGAACATGGATGAAAAAACACTTCCATCTTCCGGCCCAAGGCAATCGACGCGACGAGGCCACCGGTCAATTATGTGGAGATCACATTCTCTATACCGCGAAACCAGGATATGACACGGCCACCTTTGAGCCCATACGCAGAAAACTGTTTGTTCGTCGAGAACTGCGCATCCATCCCTTCAGGGATACCAAAAGACTCACGGACTGGAACAGTTTAATGATTGCCGCCTGTGCACACGGCGCACGTATTTTGAATAATAAAGCACTTTTAGACCAGGCGATAGACACAGCCACATGCATACTAAACCAGATGGTGTATGCCGATCATCGGGTATGGCACTGTCATCGCACAGAGGAGCAACCGGTTCCGGGACTGCTCGAGGATTATGCCTTTTTCATCCAGGCACTGCTGGAACTATATGATACAACACTTGATTTCACTTGGCTGGATCACGCCTTCGCTCTCAATGATACCGTTATGAATCACTTTGCCGATAGACAGCATCACGGTTTTTTTCGCACAGCTGATGATGCCAATGAACTGCCGGCGCGTACAAAAAGTTTTTACGACGGTGCCGTGCCATCCGGTTATGCCGTCCAATTGCATAATCTGACAGCCCTTTCACGTATGGGAGGAAACGTCGATTTGGAGGTCTTTGCTCAACGCTCAATCGACGCATGTGCATCGCTCATTCGTCACGCCCCCGCCCAGTTCACGGAAACACTGCGTGCTCTTCAGATATTACAGTCGCCGGGGACAGAAGTCGTAATTGTCGGGAAAAAAGATGATCCAGACACCCATTCGCTCATCCAGACCGTGCGTGCCGCCCCCCCGTCCCATGACCTGGTTTTATTGTTGAAGGAACCAGTAGACGACCGTTTTATTACACGCATTCCTTATGCAAAAGACATGCATTGCATCGGAGGGAAACCCACAGCCTATCTCTGCCGCAATCATGCCTGTGAGCACCCCGTCACAGACACAGCGGAGCTGATTCGACTGTTGCAGATCAATAAGCCTGTCCGTTGA
- a CDS encoding pilus assembly protein PilB: protein MSEMTYEDSVLQQLVDEDYLTPEQAEEVIDEHQRTGKSIKLVLVDMQVLSEDDVLNDVAQQMGVPLVDLSDVEVPPEILHSVPVSVPRMYNVFPVEADGQSVVLATFDIIAPEMVDEITFVLSRDVSFVVAREPEIKELITKYYGDDSDSMETMLSELGHELESSEILEAVQREDLVEDLEHAANLAPVVRFVNLVLYQGVKDRASDIHFEPFEHEFKIRYRVDGALYEMAPPPKHLALPVISRIKVISGLNIAERRIPQDGRIQLNIGGKYVDFRVSTLPTQFGESVVLRILDQSAVQLDLENLGLPDDIFQSFVDDLQKPNGIIIVTGPTGSGKTTTLYSGLKRLNTVETKILTAEDPVEYDIDGIIQVPVNDAIGVTFVRVLRAFLRQDPDVIMVGEIRDLDTAQIAIQASMTGHLVFSTLHTNDAPGAVTRLIDMNVEPFLIASTLQTILGQRLARRICVHCKTPYTPDEQTLQSLGLRREDIGAQPFYFGEGCSHCSNTGYRGRKGIYEYLKITDPIRNLINDRKPSMVIAERAKELGMRDLREDGIRGILDGHTTVEEVLKYT, encoded by the coding sequence ATGTCGGAAATGACGTACGAAGATTCGGTATTACAGCAGCTGGTAGACGAAGATTATTTAACGCCGGAACAGGCCGAAGAGGTTATCGACGAGCATCAGCGTACAGGTAAATCTATCAAGCTGGTTTTGGTGGACATGCAGGTTCTGTCAGAAGATGACGTACTCAACGATGTTGCCCAGCAGATGGGCGTACCCTTAGTAGATCTCTCCGATGTGGAGGTTCCGCCGGAAATCCTGCACAGTGTACCAGTCAGTGTGCCTCGCATGTACAATGTGTTCCCCGTGGAAGCTGACGGGCAGAGCGTAGTGCTGGCCACCTTCGATATTATTGCGCCGGAAATGGTCGATGAAATCACGTTTGTATTATCGCGAGATGTATCCTTTGTGGTGGCTCGAGAGCCGGAAATAAAGGAATTGATCACCAAGTATTACGGCGACGACAGTGACTCCATGGAAACCATGCTCAGCGAGCTGGGCCATGAACTTGAAAGTTCGGAAATCCTCGAAGCGGTGCAGCGTGAAGATCTGGTAGAAGATCTGGAGCATGCCGCCAATTTGGCACCGGTGGTGCGGTTCGTAAATCTTGTACTGTATCAGGGCGTGAAAGACCGCGCGTCGGATATCCATTTTGAACCATTTGAACACGAATTTAAAATTCGGTATCGCGTAGATGGAGCCTTGTACGAAATGGCACCGCCGCCCAAGCACCTGGCTCTGCCGGTGATCTCACGTATCAAGGTCATCTCCGGACTGAATATTGCGGAGCGCCGTATTCCGCAGGACGGGCGCATTCAGTTGAATATCGGCGGGAAATACGTGGATTTCCGTGTATCCACCCTGCCCACCCAGTTCGGCGAAAGTGTGGTGCTGCGTATTCTTGATCAGAGTGCTGTGCAGCTGGATTTGGAAAATCTTGGCCTTCCTGATGATATATTTCAAAGTTTTGTCGACGACTTACAGAAACCCAACGGCATTATTATTGTGACGGGGCCGACGGGATCAGGAAAAACCACGACGCTGTATTCCGGTCTCAAGCGACTCAACACCGTTGAAACAAAAATTCTGACCGCTGAAGACCCCGTGGAATACGACATCGACGGCATTATTCAAGTTCCCGTCAATGACGCCATCGGCGTCACCTTTGTCCGCGTGCTGCGAGCCTTTTTGCGGCAGGATCCCGACGTAATTATGGTGGGGGAAATTCGCGACCTTGATACGGCACAGATAGCGATTCAGGCATCCATGACCGGCCATCTCGTTTTTTCTACCCTGCATACCAACGATGCGCCGGGTGCCGTGACGCGACTGATCGACATGAATGTGGAACCATTTCTGATCGCATCGACCTTACAGACAATCCTCGGACAGAGGCTGGCCCGACGTATTTGCGTTCATTGCAAAACACCCTACACTCCTGATGAACAGACGTTGCAATCGCTGGGATTGCGTCGCGAAGACATCGGCGCGCAGCCGTTTTATTTCGGGGAAGGCTGTTCCCATTGTTCCAATACAGGCTATCGGGGACGAAAAGGCATTTACGAATACTTAAAAATAACCGATCCTATTCGCAATCTGATCAACGACCGCAAACCCTCCATGGTCATTGCTGAGCGGGCAAAAGAACTGGGCATGCGTGATTTGCGGGAAGATGGAATTCGGGGAATTCTGGACGGGCACACCACCGTCGAAGAAGTGCTCAAATACACATAA
- the mnmG gene encoding tRNA uridine-5-carboxymethylaminomethyl(34) synthesis enzyme MnmG, whose amino-acid sequence MTHNETEFDVIVVGAGHAGVEAALIAARMNARTALITIDSQSIGRLSCNPSIGGIAKSHIVFEVDALGGEMARNTDYTGIQFRTLNTRKGPAVQAHRAQCDKDMYPLRLAEVAKQQKHLTVIHGLVDDIKTENGKLSGVVLSDQTQLSAKAVILTVGTFLNGTIYIGKEAIPGGRWDEAPAVNLSNALRRLGFRLARLKTGTPPRLHKDSLDYHKMQEQPGLEPPPLFSRTARSEWDMFHVEHTSQRPDASMFHVEHVNELIRPWAAGQEQIPCWLTHTNEVTHQIISDNLKNSALYGGVITGTGVRYCPSIEDKIVRFADKSAHHVFIEPEGRHSIRIYPNGTSNSLPEDIQEKMIHSIVGMEHAAFIRPGYGIEYDFSDPTQLFHTLESKLVEQLYFAGQINGTTGYEEAAGQGIIAGINAVFKLRGEEPLVLRRDESYIGVLIDDLVTKGTDEPYRMFTSRAEHRLLLRQTNAAYRMLPHARRVGVLPESELKQIRQEADVIDAEVARVKKSSRSDGSSLSSPLFMSGGVYRDLDGALTNLNPTVELELETRIKYDGYIQRELERIDRASKWQDRPIPDSICYESMHALRFEAREKLKNIQPKTLGQASRISGVNPADISILTIWIKKLAGDPES is encoded by the coding sequence ATGACACATAACGAAACAGAATTCGACGTCATCGTTGTCGGCGCAGGACACGCCGGCGTTGAAGCCGCACTGATTGCCGCACGCATGAACGCACGCACAGCACTGATCACTATTGACAGCCAATCCATCGGACGACTCTCCTGCAATCCGTCCATTGGAGGCATCGCCAAATCACACATCGTATTTGAAGTCGACGCCCTTGGCGGAGAGATGGCGCGCAATACTGATTATACAGGCATTCAATTTCGCACATTGAACACAAGAAAAGGTCCAGCAGTGCAAGCACATCGCGCTCAGTGCGACAAAGACATGTATCCCCTGCGGCTTGCAGAAGTAGCGAAGCAACAGAAACACCTGACCGTCATCCACGGACTCGTCGACGACATCAAAACGGAAAACGGGAAACTCAGTGGCGTGGTTTTATCTGATCAAACACAATTGAGTGCAAAAGCCGTTATCCTCACTGTGGGAACCTTTTTAAATGGAACCATCTATATTGGTAAAGAAGCCATTCCCGGCGGACGATGGGACGAAGCACCTGCGGTCAATCTCAGCAACGCACTGCGAAGATTAGGTTTTCGACTGGCACGCCTCAAAACCGGCACGCCTCCCCGACTGCACAAGGACAGTCTCGACTATCATAAAATGCAGGAACAACCCGGACTAGAACCACCTCCGTTATTTTCGCGAACAGCACGCAGTGAGTGGGATATGTTCCACGTGGAACATACATCGCAAAGACCCGATGCATCCATGTTTCACGTGGAACATGTTAACGAGCTCATTCGACCATGGGCCGCAGGACAAGAGCAAATCCCCTGCTGGCTGACACACACCAACGAAGTGACTCATCAAATCATTTCCGACAATCTGAAAAACAGCGCCCTGTATGGCGGAGTCATCACCGGCACAGGCGTTCGTTATTGCCCATCCATCGAAGACAAAATTGTTCGTTTTGCCGACAAGTCAGCGCATCACGTTTTCATCGAACCAGAGGGGCGTCATTCGATTCGCATCTATCCCAATGGCACATCCAACAGTCTGCCGGAAGATATTCAGGAAAAAATGATTCATAGCATCGTCGGCATGGAGCATGCCGCATTTATTCGTCCCGGCTACGGTATCGAATACGATTTTAGTGATCCCACCCAGCTGTTCCACACATTGGAATCCAAACTCGTTGAGCAACTTTATTTTGCCGGACAAATCAATGGAACCACCGGCTACGAGGAAGCCGCAGGGCAGGGGATTATTGCAGGCATTAATGCTGTTTTCAAATTACGGGGAGAAGAACCACTCGTTCTCCGTCGGGATGAATCCTATATCGGGGTTCTCATCGATGACCTCGTAACCAAGGGAACCGACGAACCATATCGCATGTTCACATCCCGCGCAGAACATCGGCTATTACTTCGGCAGACCAATGCTGCCTACCGGATGCTACCCCATGCCCGGCGTGTCGGCGTACTGCCCGAGTCAGAATTGAAACAAATCCGACAAGAAGCTGACGTCATCGATGCCGAGGTAGCACGCGTCAAAAAATCCAGCCGCTCCGATGGGTCATCCCTGTCGTCCCCCCTCTTCATGTCTGGCGGAGTGTATCGCGATCTCGACGGAGCGCTCACCAACTTAAACCCAACAGTGGAATTGGAATTGGAAACCCGCATTAAATACGACGGATATATCCAGCGAGAATTAGAGCGCATTGACCGTGCCTCAAAATGGCAGGATCGTCCCATTCCTGACTCCATCTGCTATGAATCAATGCATGCACTGCGCTTTGAAGCGCGTGAAAAACTGAAAAATATTCAACCCAAAACCCTGGGTCAGGCATCGCGTATCTCTGGAGTCAATCCTGCCGATATTTCTATTCTTACCATTTGGATCAAAAAACTTGCGGGTGATCCCGAATCATAA